The following nucleotide sequence is from Acidimicrobiia bacterium.
CTTCGGCAGCCCGTCGTTTCCACGCAACGACGAACGCCGGTTTGCGCTGATGCTCGCCGACCATGTGTTGGGCGGGGGCATGAGTTCACGCCTGTTCCACGAGATCCGGGAACGGCGGGGCCTCGCCTACGCCGTCAACGGCTTCCGGATGCCGTTCGCCGACGCGGGGGCGGCTGCGATCTATGTCGGTACAACCCCATTTCAAGCGCCCGAGGTTCTCCGAATCATCCGGTCCGAGATCGAACAGCTGGTCGAGGAAGGTCTCACCGATGAGGAGCTCGAGCGAGCAAAAGGGCACGCGAAGGGTGCGCTTGCGCTCGGACTTGAGGATCCCCTCAGTCGCATGAACCGCATCGGCCGAACCGAGCTCACCGGCATGGAGCACCTCACGGTCGACGAGACGGTGGCCGTGATCTCGCAGATCACCCACGATCAGGTTCGCGACGCGGTCAAGGCCTCCTACTCGGGCCCCTTCGTGATCGGTGCCGTCGGACCATTCGTCGCCGACGACCTCGAAGCGTTCGTACGATGAAGATCGGGGTATCCGGAGCGTCGGGGCGGATGGGGAGCCTGTCTGCCGTCACCGTGCACGAGGCGGAGGACCTCCACCTGATTGCGCTGTACGATCGTCATACGGCTGGCAACATCGCCGGGATTCCCATCAGTCAGCATCCGGAAGCTCTCGACGGCTGCGATGTGATCCTCGAGTTCTCCCGCCCGGATGTCGTGATGGAACACATCAACCATTGGCGATCGTTCGGAGCCAATGTCGTGGTTGGTACCTCGGGATTCGACGCGGAGCGCCTTCACGAGCTCGAGGTGGTGTGGGGGAAGGGGCCAGGGAACTGCCTTGTTGTCCCGAACTTCTCCATCGGTGCGGTGCTGATGATGCGGATGGCCGAGATGGCGGCACGGCACTTCCCGGTTGCTGAGATCATCGAGATGCACAGCGACGAGAAGGTCGACGCGCCGTCGGGAACGGCGATCCGTACCGCCGAGCGCATCTCGGCATCCGGGAGCGAGCAGCGCCGCGCCACGGTTTCGGAGGAGTCCCACGCCGGCGCTCTCGGTGCTGAGGTCGAAGGTATCTCCGTCCACTCGGTTCGCCTTCCCGGCACGCTTGCCGACCA
It contains:
- the dapB gene encoding 4-hydroxy-tetrahydrodipicolinate reductase, which translates into the protein MKIGVSGASGRMGSLSAVTVHEAEDLHLIALYDRHTAGNIAGIPISQHPEALDGCDVILEFSRPDVVMEHINHWRSFGANVVVGTSGFDAERLHELEVVWGKGPGNCLVVPNFSIGAVLMMRMAEMAARHFPVAEIIEMHSDEKVDAPSGTAIRTAERISASGSEQRRATVSEESHAGALGAEVEGISVHSVRLPGTLADQTVLFGSHGERLSIRHDTTDRTAFMPGVLLALRSVSAQRAPVAVGIESLLGLD